The Plasmodium cynomolgi strain B DNA, scaffold: 0286, whole genome shotgun sequence genome contains a region encoding:
- a CDS encoding hypothetical protein (putative), producing the protein MEADPMIVYEKSILEKLGSYKLYDKFNEQKVDSSYYHYCNGKQVVFSKYDVGIYKICVKFAKNLKELDELMEEVNDSNERCRYLNFWTNDQIRKKLDSIRNVESRAMYYIGTAFYYVSLLVNGASSQNSCRYRYYGDFNKDLWKKWKELYDYIRNKDHISSLFASNNGLCKIYKEYYAHIKSIYQEYKGVCCGNYSSNCPFHIKFKEWCNMDNILIELECNEPVGVRESSSVSSQKNEEKTGIAEAEQSAKSTVERLDPITSTDYSSLETTEEPTNGNETNPVGTIVGTSLGFVVPLSALYKVSKNLKNIIILCQYLYNIMIRKS; encoded by the coding sequence AAATCAATTTTAGAAAAGTTAGGTTCATATAAACtatatgataaatttaaTGAACAAAAAGTTGATAGCtcttattatcattattgtAACGGTAAGCAAGTTGTATTTTCTAAATACGACGTTGGGATTTATAAAATCTGTGTgaagtttgcaaaaaatttgaaagaatTAGACGAGCTAATGGAAGAAGTAAATGACAGTAATGAACGATGCAgatatttaaatttctggACAAATGAtcaaataagaaaaaagttgGATTCTATCCGTAACGTCGAATCTAGGGCAATGTATTATATTGGTACAGCATTTTATTATGTATCACTTTTGGTTAATGGAGCATCATCGCAAAATTCATGTAGATATAGATATTATGGTGATTTTAACAAGGacttatggaaaaaatggaaagaattatatgattatattaGAAATAAAGATCATATATCAAGTTTATTTGCTTCTAATAATGgtttatgcaaaatatataaggaGTACTATGCTCATATTAAAAGTATATATCAAGAATATAAAGGAGTATGCTGTGGAAATTATAGCAGTAATTGTCCTTttcatattaaatttaaagaatggTGTAATAtggataatattttaattgaaTTAGAATGCAATGAACCTGTGGGGGTTCGTGAATCGTCTTCAGTAtcttcgcaaaaaaatgaggaaaaaacagGAATAGCAGAAGCAGAACAATCAGCAAAATCGACTGTAGAGAGGTTAGATCCCATAACCAGTACAGATTATTCTTCTTTAGAAACTACTGAGGAACCTACTAATGGGAATGAAACCAACCCTGTAGGAACTATTGTAGGTACTTCATTAGGATTTGTTGTACCTCTATCAGCGTTATATAAGGTAAGCAAAAACCTGAAAAACATTATCATTCTGTgtcaatatttatataacatTATGATAAgaaaatcttaa